Proteins from a genomic interval of Lycium ferocissimum isolate CSIRO_LF1 chromosome 2, AGI_CSIRO_Lferr_CH_V1, whole genome shotgun sequence:
- the LOC132048013 gene encoding uncharacterized protein LOC132048013: MGNFGLMSKEDELCEYINGHRLLANVPWYTVDNVLIPVNIKEENHWILVVISFTDRSIYVYNSYRAAGHDAVVRVGVKMLATLVTHSLQMTDFYEKKADIDFATHPSYRNREQTDNFDIVNVDNLPQQAPSSMDCGVYVAAFAEYLSSSAVIPTEFDAKLLRMRYGALLCDYAWDKSNNNASSDNEQPPRPIRPAVDYDAVDKEDLD, encoded by the exons ATGGGCAACTTTGGACTGATGAG TAAGGAAGATGAACTGTGTGAGTACATTAACGGGCACAGGCTGTTGGCTAATGTACCATGGTATACTGTTGACAACGTACTAATTCCTGTCAAcataaaagaggaaaatcacTGGATTTTGGTTGTGATATCATTCACTGACAG GTCCATCTACGTATACAACTCATACCGAGCTGCAGGGCATGATGCTGTCGTTAGAGTCGGAGTGAAAATGTTGGCTACTCTAGTGACACACAGTCTACAAATGACTGATTTCTATGAGAAGAAGGCGGATATAGATTTTGCCACACATCCTTCTTACAGAAATAGAGAACAAACCGACAACTTTGACATTGTGAATGTAGACAATCTCCCGCAACAAGCTCCATCTAGCAT ggattgtggtgtgtatgtggccgCCTTCGCTGAATACTTGAGCTCAAGTGCAGTCATCCCAACCGAATTCGATGCAAAGTTACTCCGTATGAGATACGGCGCCCTTTTATGCGACTATGCATGGGATAAGTCAAACAACAATGCGTCAAGTGATAACGAGCAGCCTCCAAGACCAATTAGACCGGCAGTTGATTATGATGCAGTTGATAAAGAGGATCTTGATTAG